tgtgcccattaaacaataactccttattcccccctccctccagcccctggcaaccaccattctactttctgtctctatgaatttgactactctaggtagctcacacaaatggaatcatacaatacttgtccttttatgtctggattattttatttagcattatGTCTTCAAGGTTGATCCATGGAATGTATCAATAGTAttattcccgttttacagataggattattcccactttacagaggcTGTGGTTCAGGGAACTAAGTGAGAGCACCCAAGAAGCAGACTTGGCATGGGGTTGACAGGATTGGCTGGCTTTTATAATTCCCAGGAGAAATCAGTACTAATCCATGTGCCTAGGCCTATAAGGCAATTGAAGAGTAATTTCCTCTGTGTTGTTATTTCCTTTGGGAATATTTTTactcttatttccatttcccacTCTTCCCCTCTCAGCGATTCCTTCGAACATTTCCACCCCACCCAGTCCCAGTTTTTTTCTCCCCAGAGCACTTTAACTCCTGTTCTTTTGGGTCAAACTGGCCCTGTCTAGAAATGCTCCTGCTTGGGTTTCATCTGAGTGCACTCAGCCTTGCTTGAGTCTCTATTTACACCTCTcacccctccacccaccctggGGCAGTTATGAGCCTGTTTCCTTCCAAAGCAATTAGTGCAAGGAGGCCAGCCGACTGGGTGTTAATGCCGTTTCATTAAGTGGGAGCAATCCTAATGATAATAAAATGGCACATTTAACATTCAAACATTGAACAGGGTTTCTAAGCGAgtgtgtctctctcttcctttctggtAGAACAGCTCCATCTTCATAAAGACCTGACAATACACCTTAATGAGAGACTGGGGAGCTGAGCATCTTTATAGAACCAGAGAGAGGATGAGAACCAAACAAAGAATCCAGAGAAAGAGGGTGTGGTGCACTGAGGGGATAAAGACCCCAAGGAGTCCTGGGGTAATGGATTCTGTGGTGCTAATTTAGACAGTTAAAGTCTATAAGAAATAAGGTCACATGGAAAATAAAGCCCACCACAGGCTTTCGTGCAATGCAGTCATTTACTTATCTGTTTGTTCAACACATTTTttgcaacaaacatttactgtgcACCCAAGATGAGCCAAATTTTACAGGAGTTTGTGATAGAGGGTGGCTCTAGTTTTATGAACAGGAATGCCAAGGGCCTTAGTGGTCTACAGATCATCTTATTTACTCTCCCCCAGGCAGCCTTAGTCAAATCTATCCCAAATTCATCAAATGCCCCCATGAAGAGAATTTTAACAACTGCTTTGGTCTCCTGAGCCAGTCCTTATGCCCCCTCCTTATTGAGAGATCCAGCTTCAAGGTCCTTGCTACTCTGTGATCATAAAATATCTGATTTAACTTCTGAAGCAAAAAAAGTGTGGGATTGGGGAGCTGGCTAGGGAAAGAAGGTAAATTCAATCAGCTGGTGTTTATGGGGAACTGAAGAGGGGCAAGAAAAAAGGATAACATCTCACAGACACTTCCTTCCTCTGAGAAGTCTTTCCCAGAAGAGGGCTTTGTTCCGAGCTCCTGTGCACAGAAGGGAAGCAGCTGGCCAGTCAAATGTGGGCTTTGCCCAGGCGGGGGAAGCGGCTGATTCGAAAAGGTGTCAAGTCATAGGATGGCATTAATTTCATGCTTAATTCATACAGGATCTTCCCCACAACAGGGGACAGCTTAAACCCATGCCCTAGGGAAAGGAGAACAGGTGGTCAGGCATCCTCAGAGACAGGTACTGGACTCCCTGGACGTCCCCTACACAGTCCCCAGATAGAGCTAACCTCCCCATTGGTCGCATCCCAAAGCTGGAAGTTGCCTCCCACCGTGAGAaccctttcttctctgatagcccCTCTTAACCCCCTTATACACTCAAGGTCTATGCTTTGGCCCCTCTCTGTCCAACTAAAAGCATGAAAAACACCATTTTGCCTGGCACTGAGGTGGGTCATCTTTAAGGCACCCCGTCTTCCCTTGCTCAGGCTCACCAGAGAATCCAGCACCAATGACAATGTTGTCGTACTTTGGGTGTCGATCAAGAATGAAGTGCTCATCAGGGGTGTTCTAGAAAGAAACAATCACACCTGTGTCCTTTGAGGatagagggaggaagaagaattGCAGGCTCAGAGGGGAGGAGACTCAGCTGGATTTCTTTCCAGAAAGAATAGGAATGGGGCACAGGAATGCTTTCTGCATGCCAGTGCCCTAGGGTACGCCAGTCTTTCTCATTTGTCCATCTGTCTCTTCTCATGTAGAGCTAtgaacacagtaggtgctcagttaacgCGTGTAAAGTAACTTTAGCGAAGACGCCTCAGGCCCTGGTGACATCTGTCTCTTCTCTTTGTCCCTAAGGCCTGCTCAACTAGAACATCTTGCCAAAAACTCTTTTAGAGCTCTTCTGGGAAATATAGTGAAGGACTGCCAGACGTATGCCTAGTTTCCTAATGAAAAAGAATACGAATAACCTCTAGTGGGCCCTCTCTGGTGGAGGTGAACTGACCCGCAGGAATGAGCTCATTTGTTTCAAGTCACATACTGTGTCAGGGGTCAGGTAGAGTCCAGCCTGAGCGGCACAAGGCCAGTCTGTCTCATTCCCCTGTTCTCCAGGGCTGCAAGAGAGCCTGGCCCAGTTGCCCACACCCTTACCGTGTACATGCAGTGCTCCATAACAGCAGGCTCAGGCTCTAAGTTAGGTAAGTGATCTCTGACAAAGCAGCTCAGGATGTGGACGTCTTGGATGTCTGAGAAAGCTGCAGGGCAGTCCCGCTCCTCAGGATCTGCATTGTTGCCGTGGTGATAGCAGACCTGGCTCCCGATCAGAGCAGTGTGAGCTGGGATGGCTGGCCTCCTGCACACCACCCCCAACCCAGGGGGGCAGGTTGTACACAGAATGCACCCCATCCATCATCCCAGCCTTCCCCAGTCCTGACAGATGCTGTTTGTTGCCACATGAGTTTGCCTAGCTGTCCATTCCCCCGCCAACCCTATGATTGCAAAGGAAGGGCTCCAGGACAGCCAGGGGTCTTGTGTTGCGCATAGTGAATAGTGAAGTCCGTTCCTGCTCCTGCCCACTGGGATCTGAGGGAGTCTGGTGAGAGGAAAGTTAGAATAGCTGCCCCACATCTGCCTGGGCCCCTATTAGCCTTCTCTTGGCCTCTCCGCTCACCTTCATCAGCCCTGGGTACTCTCCGGAGGGCAATCCATAGATGTGGTAAGGAGCCAGGCCGAAGCCCAGGAAGCATGGAAAGGCCTGGGACACACCATAGCTTCCGGGAACCTTCTCTCGCCAGTAACACACATTGATCCGCAGGGTCTTGGAGCAGGAAGAAGAAGTGGGAAATGAAGGGAGAAAGCATTTCTGGGGTCCCGTAGCCCTTTAATATAAGCCCAGATGCCCTGATTAACTCACCCATCTTTGTTTCACTCAATTCTTATGTCATTTACATGTTACATTATGTTATGATGCATAAAAATTGCTGAATCTGTCTCTTCCCCTATTCTTAATCTTCTCCCAAAACTGCATCCAgcctacttctctctctctccaggagtTAATAATACCtcatgtttattgagtgcttactataggCCAGGCCATCTCcttaggttttatatatatatatataaaatttaatttaattctccaACAGCCCTAGTCCCCACTTTACAGGTTATAAAATTGAGGCTAAGTGAGGTGAAGATGAAtgaaatttgcccaaagtcatccACTAGCAAGTGGCAGATGGAAGACTCAAGTCCATCTGGGTCCAAGGCTTCTTTTCTTAAGCACCACCTCTCAGGCTTTCAGCTCCCTCTACCTGGAGAGGCAGCTCAATGCC
This sequence is a window from Pseudorca crassidens isolate mPseCra1 chromosome 19, mPseCra1.hap1, whole genome shotgun sequence. Protein-coding genes within it:
- the PIPOX gene encoding peroxisomal sarcosine oxidase isoform X3, translating into MAAQKDLYDAIVIGAGIQGCFTAYHLAKHRKRVLLLEQFFLPHSRGSSHGQSRIIRRAYPEDFYTQMMAECYQIWAQLEHEAGTQLYRQTGLLLLGMKENAELKIIQATLSRQGVEHRCLPSEELKQRFPNIRLARGEVGLLEKSGGVLYADKALRALQTLRINVCYWREKVPGSYGVSQAFPCFLGFGLAPYHIYGLPSGEYPGLMKVCYHHGNNADPEERDCPAAFSDIQDVHILSCFVRDHLPNLEPEPAVMEHCMYTNTPDEHFILDRHPKYDNIVIGAGFSGHGFKLSPVVGKILYELSMKLMPSYDLTPFRISRFPRLGKAHI